The following coding sequences are from one Verrucomicrobiia bacterium window:
- a CDS encoding efflux RND transporter periplasmic adaptor subunit, with protein sequence MKVGNKRTKSSILLALAVALLGGTTALFTGAAHMHAAEAAKTLYTCGMHPQVVQDHPGNCPICGMRLTPVRKQLASPHPASTNAPTGPRKIVYYKSTMMPGETSPVAAKDSMGMDMVPVYESAAAGSEESGLISIDPVTMQDMDLRTAPVTQGPLRRTIRTVGIINYNETTLADVTTKFKGWIEKLFVSATGQLVMRGEPLFEIYSPELYSAQREYLLALEQSTNAPGAAALRTSALTKLKFFDISDQQISELERSRQPSKTLRILAPQDGFVIEKDVVEGQMVEPGMKIYRLADLGLVWVQAQIYENDLVYIKLGQEATVTLDYLPDREFRGRVTYVYPNVDEKTRTAQVRMEFHNPGYFLKPGMFATVQVISELEPSAVLVPDMAILRSGEKNTVFVALEGGKFDPRTVTLGPQAENDTYQVISGVKAGERIVISGQFLLDSESQLREAILKMREPGKPAEIMPGSAEATNVVPGEAKPPTKPPAQPPVVKYICPMPEHVSIEYDHPGKCPICGMTLVPVTAATLQKLQPGGKLLYYTCPMPEHSDVHESKPGKCPKCGMTLIPVMEAPSLPKSVPSGSEAMPKGMVMPENQH encoded by the coding sequence ATGAAAGTTGGAAATAAACGCACAAAGTCCTCGATTCTCCTCGCTTTAGCTGTGGCGCTGTTGGGTGGGACCACCGCTTTGTTCACTGGCGCCGCCCACATGCATGCCGCCGAGGCGGCCAAAACCCTTTACACCTGCGGCATGCACCCGCAGGTCGTGCAGGACCATCCCGGCAATTGCCCCATCTGTGGCATGAGGCTCACTCCCGTCCGCAAGCAGCTAGCCTCGCCCCACCCCGCATCGACCAACGCTCCGACCGGCCCGCGCAAGATAGTTTACTACAAATCCACCATGATGCCGGGGGAAACCAGCCCGGTCGCCGCCAAAGACAGCATGGGGATGGACATGGTTCCCGTTTATGAGAGCGCGGCGGCAGGTTCTGAGGAATCGGGCTTGATCTCGATTGACCCGGTCACAATGCAGGACATGGACTTGCGCACCGCGCCGGTGACCCAAGGGCCGCTGCGCCGAACCATCCGCACCGTGGGCATCATCAATTACAACGAGACTACTTTGGCGGACGTGACCACCAAGTTCAAAGGCTGGATCGAGAAACTCTTTGTAAGCGCCACGGGCCAATTGGTAATGCGCGGTGAGCCGCTGTTTGAGATTTATTCACCTGAACTTTACAGCGCCCAGCGGGAGTACCTCTTGGCCCTCGAACAAAGCACCAACGCGCCCGGAGCTGCCGCGCTCCGAACCAGCGCCCTGACCAAACTGAAATTCTTCGATATTTCCGACCAACAGATTTCGGAATTGGAGCGCAGCCGCCAACCGAGCAAGACGCTGCGCATCCTCGCGCCCCAGGATGGGTTCGTGATCGAGAAAGACGTTGTGGAAGGCCAAATGGTAGAGCCGGGCATGAAAATCTACCGGCTGGCCGACCTGGGCCTGGTCTGGGTGCAGGCGCAGATTTACGAGAACGACCTGGTGTATATCAAGCTGGGCCAGGAGGCGACCGTGACGCTGGACTACCTGCCGGACCGCGAATTTCGCGGGCGAGTGACCTATGTTTATCCGAACGTGGATGAGAAAACCCGCACGGCTCAGGTGCGCATGGAGTTTCACAACCCGGGCTACTTCCTTAAGCCGGGCATGTTCGCCACCGTTCAGGTTATATCTGAGTTGGAGCCTTCCGCGGTGCTGGTTCCCGACATGGCCATCCTGCGCAGCGGCGAGAAGAATACCGTCTTTGTGGCGCTGGAAGGCGGGAAGTTTGACCCACGGACTGTCACCCTGGGGCCACAAGCAGAGAACGACACCTACCAGGTCATCAGTGGAGTGAAAGCCGGCGAGCGCATCGTGATTTCCGGCCAGTTCCTGCTCGACTCCGAAAGCCAACTCCGCGAAGCCATCCTGAAGATGCGCGAGCCGGGCAAGCCGGCCGAAATCATGCCCGGCTCAGCCGAAGCCACCAACGTCGTCCCGGGAGAGGCAAAGCCCCCCACCAAGCCGCCGGCGCAACCGCCCGTGGTCAAATACATCTGCCCGATGCCGGAACACGTCTCGATTGAATATGATCATCCGGGCAAGTGCCCCATCTGCGGCATGACCCTCGTGCCCGTCACGGCTGCCACCCTGCAAAAGCTTCAGCCCGGCGGCAAGCTGCTCTATTATACGTGTCCCATGCCCGAGCACAGCGACGTTCACGAAAGCAAACCGGGCAAGTGCCCCAAGTGCGGTATGACGCTCATCCCAGTGATGGAGGCCCCGTCACTGCCCAAATCCGTCCCGTCCGGCAGCGAAGCCATGCCCAAAGGGATGGTCATGCCCGAAAATCAGCACTGA